A stretch of the Acyrthosiphon pisum isolate AL4f chromosome A2, pea_aphid_22Mar2018_4r6ur, whole genome shotgun sequence genome encodes the following:
- the LOC100161693 gene encoding uncharacterized protein LOC100161693 (The RefSeq protein has 1 substitution compared to this genomic sequence), with the protein MFNGKCTSAARLDGKTAIVTGSNTGIGKVTAKEFYRIGAKVIVACRDVKKAEQAVTEIVADVKGDNLGQLVVEELDLASFASIKRCAKSILQKEKHIHLLVNNAGVMACPKGKTQDGFETQFGVNHLGHFLFTSLLLPRIRNSTPARIVNVSSMAHTRGVINFDDINSDKNYSAMVAYGQSKLANVLFSKELAQRLEGSGVHVYSLHPGLVLTELGRTIDQVYFPGMRFLARFFLYPWMKTPEQGAQTTLHCSIDEKAGEENGLYYSDCKVKEPSAAAKDPELAKKLWEKSIEMVGLKDYDMFNCDDTIPEPLKDV; encoded by the exons ATGTTCAGCGGTAAATGCACGAGTGCGGCCAGATTGGACGGCAAGACCGCCATCGTCACCGGTTCGAACACGGGCATCGGCAAAGTCACGGCCAAAGAATTCTACAGAATcg GTGCTAAGGTTATTGTGGCATGCCGGGACGTCAAAAAAGCGGAACAAGCTGTGACGGAAATAGTGGCGGACGTAAAAGGCGATAATCTAGGACAACTGGTCGTAGAGGAATTGGATTTGGCGTCTTTTGCTTCGATTAAACGGTGTGCAAAAAGCATTTTGCAAAAAGAAAAACACATTCATCTATTAGTGAACAATGCCG GGGTAATGGCGTGCCCAAAGGGTAAAACCCAAGACGGTTTTGAAACTCAATTTGGAGTGAATCACTTGGGACACTTTCTATTCACATCGCTACTATTGCCAAGAATCCGAAATTCAACGCCAGCTCGCATCGTTAACGTTTCATCGATGGCTCACACAA GAGGTGTGATTAATTTTGATGACATAAACTCTGATAAAAATTACTCGGCCATGGTAGCTTACGGTCAAAGTAAACTAGCCAATGTGCTGTTTTCTAAAGAACTGGCACAAAGGCTTGAAG GTTCAGGAGTACACGTGTACAGTCTACATCCTGGTCTCGTACTCACTGAATTAGGTAGAACGATCGACCAAGTGTACTTCCCAGGAATGCGATTCCTGGCTCGTTTCTTCCTCTATCCGTGGATGAAGACTCCGGAACAAGGAGCTCAGACTACTTTGCATTGTTCGATAGATGAGAAAGCTGGAGAAGAAAACGGTCTCTATTACAG TGATTGTAAGGTGAAAGAACCGTCTGCGGCAGCCAAAGACCCAGAATTGGCCAAAAAACTTTGGGAAAAAAGTATAGAGATGGTAGGTTTGAAGGATTACGACATGTTCAACTGCGATGACACGATACCCGAACCCCTAAAAGACGTCTga
- the LOC100163758 gene encoding retinol dehydrogenase 12 codes for MFSNKCTSKARLDGKTAIVTGSNTGIGKVTAKEFYRLGARVILACRDVKKAEQAVEEIVAEVQGDGVGQLVIEALDLASFASIKLCAKSILQKEKHIHLLVNNAGVMTCPKGKTQDGFETQFGINHLGHFLFTMLLLPRIRSSTPARIVNVASLAHVFGSINFKDINHDASYSPAMAYSQSKLANVLFSKELSRKLEGTGVHVYSLHPGIVRTELTRTLDKVYFPGMWFLGRIFLYPWVKNPKQGAQTTLYCSIDEKSGMETGLYYSDCKVKEPSAAARDPELAKKLWETSIEMVGLKDYDMFNCSGDALPEPLKDV; via the exons ATGTTCAGCAATAAGTGCACGAGTAAGGCCAGGCTGGATGGAAAAACTGCCATCGTCACCGGTTCGAACACGGGCATTGGCAAAGTCACTGCAAAAGAATTCTACAGACTAG GCGCAAGGGTCATATTGGCGTGCAGGGACGTTAAAAAAGCAGAACAAGCCGTGGAGGAAATCGTGGCTGAAGTACAGGGCGACGGTGTCGGGCAACTGGTCATAGAGGCATTAGATTTGGCATCTTTTGCTTCTATTAAACTCTGTGCGAAAAGTATTTtgcaaaaagaaaaacatattcACCTGTTAGTGAACAATGCCG GTGTTATGACGTGTCCTAAGGGTAAGACACAAGACGGTTTTGAAACCCAGTTCGGCATCAATCACTTGGGACACTTTCTGTTCACAATGCTTCTGTTGCCAAGAATCCGAAGTTCAACTCCAGCTCGCATTGTAAACGTGGCATCTCTGGCACATGTAT TCGGGTCAATCAATTTCAAAGACATCAATCACGACGCAAGTTATTCACCCGCCATGGCTTACAGTCAAAGTAAGCTGGCCAACGTGTTGTTTTCAAAAGAACTGTCGAGAAAACTCGAAG ggACCGGAGTTCACGTGTACAGCTTACATCCCGGCATCGTACGTACCGAATTGACCAGAACACTTGACAAAGTATACTTTCCGGGTATGTGGTTCTTGGGTCGTATCTTCCTCTATCCGTGGGTCAAGAATCCAAAGCAAGGAGCTCAAACAACTTTATACTGTTCGATAGACGAGAAATCCGGAATGGAAACTGgactttattatag cgatTGTAAGGTGAAAGAACCGTCCGCGGCAGCCAGAGACCCAGAATTGGCGAAAAAACTTTGGGAAACGAGCATAGAAATGGTCGGCTTAAAGGATTACGACATGTTCAACTGCAGCGGAGACGCGCTTCCTGAACCTTTAAAAGACGTCTGA
- the LOC100166388 gene encoding uncharacterized protein LOC100166388 yields MFSGKCTSSARLDGKIAIVTGANTGIGKVTAKQFYALGAKVILACRDVGKAEKAVSEIMAEVKSDGLGQLIVEELDLASFASVKRCAKNILQKEKQIHLLVNNAGVMACPKGKTQDGFETQFGVNHLGHFLFTSLLLPRIRNSDPARIINVSSRAHTRGSINFEDINFDRNYSAMAAYSQSKLANVLFSKELTRRLEGTGVHVYSLHPGIVSTELGRTIDEVYFPGLWLLGRVILFPWVKTPEQGAQTTLHCSIDEKAGEETGLYYSDCKVSEPSALAKDPELAKKLWEKSVEMVGLKDYDMFNCNEDTLPKPLENA; encoded by the exons ATGTTTAGCGGAAAATGCACGAGTTCGGCCAGACTGGACGGCAAGATCGCCATCGTGACAGGGGCGAACACGGGCATCGGCAAAGTAACAGCCAAACAATTTTATGCACTAG GTGCAAAGGTCATATTGGCGTGTCGGGACGTCGGAAAAGCGGAAAAAGCTGTTTCGGAAATCATGGCTGAAGTAAAAAGCGACGGCCTCGGACAACTGATCGTAGAGGAGTTGGATTTGGCGTCTTTCGCGTCGGTCAAGCGTTGCgcgaaaaacattttacaaaaggAAAAACAAATTCACCTGCTCGTGAACAACGCCG gCGTAATGGCTTGTCCCAAAGGAAAAACCCAGGACGGTTTCGAAACCCAATTCGGTGTCAATCACTTGGGGCACTTTCTGTTCACTTCGCTCCTATTGCCAAGAATCCGAAACTCGGACCCCGCTCGCATCATTAACGTGTCATCAAGGGCGCATACGA gaGGTTCAATCAATTTTGAAGACATCAACTTCGACAGAAATTACTCGGCTATGGCAGCTTACAGCCAGAGTAAACTGGCTAATGTGCTGTTCTCGAAAGAACTGACGCGAAGACTCGAAG GGACCGGAGTTCACGTGTATAGCCTACATCCGGGAATCGTGAGCACCGAATTGGGTAGAACGATAGACGAAGTGTACTTCCCCGGCTTATGGCTGTTGGGCCGCGTTATTCTCTTTCCATGGGTGAAGACGCCGGAACAAGGAGCTCAGACCACTTTGCACTGTTCGATAGACGAAAAGGCCGGAGAGGAAACCGGACTTTATTACAG CGATTGCAAGGTGAGTGAACCATCGGCATTAGCCAAAGACCCGGAATTGGCGAAAAAACTTTGGGAAAAAAGCGTGGAAATGGTCGGCTTAAAGGACTACGATATGTTCAACTGCAATGAAGACACGCTCCCCAAACCATTGGAAAACGCCTAA
- the LOC103309503 gene encoding V-type proton ATPase subunit E, producing MNESQKIKQLDRMVKFIEFEADDIIKNIESKSEDEYHMKKNEMILKGKMEINQFYNKKTNLINRTSATMIAEQMTSAKMEILNTRDKYIKSVLADVNKELLKMRKHRLRYYREILKKLILQAMYQVVEQEVCLILVSDDVEYVTLMIPELKQIYLANTGINVKINIDKSIKLPTQEIGGVVVTSKDRRVHVENTLVVRLLYLTQQAIPIICTGLFGPNPTRTYLRDT from the exons atgaACGAATCACAGAAAATCAAACAA ttggaTAGAATGGTTAAGTTCATAGAGTTTGAAGCAGatgacattataaaaaatattgaatctaAATCAGAAGATGAATATCATATGAAAAAGAACGAGATGATACTCAAGGGAAAAATGGAAATTAATCAGTTTTACAACAAAAAGACGAATCTTATTAACAGGACATCAGCGAC AATGATTGCCGAACAAATGACCAGTGCCAAGATGGAAATATTGAATACCAGAGACAAATACATTAAATCCGTGTTGGCTGATGTTAACAAAGAACTGTTAAAAATGCGTAAGCATAGACTACGTTACTATCGAGAAATtcttaaaaagttaatactacAGGCAATGTAtcaa GTTGTAGAACAAGAAGTTTGCTTAATACTGGTATCAGACGATGTGGAATACGTGACCTTAATGATCCCCgaattgaaacaaatttatttagcCAACACTGGAATAAACGTCAAAATAAACAttgataaaagtattaaattaccGACTCAAGAAATAGGAGGCGTCGTGGTCACGTCCAAAGATCGAAGGGTACATGTTGAAAATACGCTTGTAGTGAGATTGCTCTATCTCACCCAACAAGCAATACCAATAATATGCACTGGACTGTTTGGACCAAATCCCACTAGAACTTACTTAAGAGatacataa